In the Streptomyces formicae genome, one interval contains:
- a CDS encoding lipopolysaccharide biosynthesis protein, which translates to MNDSATERPRTGALRARAARLPRWWALPAGAALGALAGAGYGVLHTPQYTATSYVVAVPQERADPATALGFAQAYGRVATQLAVLGDAQVAAGMSAAELQKSVQVATSPDAPMIAVSASSDRPTEAAITANAVARSLASSANHAKDSTRVKLLAFSRAVAPTEPTSLSTGVSVLVGGCAGGLLGGLALLVRPRGREEEAAGAAAVPGPASGLVRSNA; encoded by the coding sequence ATGAACGACTCCGCAACCGAGCGCCCCCGCACGGGCGCCCTGCGCGCCCGCGCCGCCCGGCTGCCCCGCTGGTGGGCCCTGCCCGCCGGTGCGGCGCTCGGCGCACTCGCCGGTGCCGGATACGGCGTACTGCACACGCCCCAGTACACGGCCACGAGTTACGTCGTCGCCGTGCCGCAGGAGCGGGCGGATCCCGCCACGGCGCTGGGATTCGCGCAGGCGTACGGACGGGTGGCGACGCAGCTCGCGGTGCTCGGCGACGCCCAGGTCGCCGCGGGCATGTCGGCCGCCGAACTCCAGAAGAGCGTGCAGGTGGCCACCTCTCCCGACGCGCCGATGATCGCCGTGTCGGCGTCGTCGGACCGGCCGACGGAGGCCGCGATCACCGCCAACGCGGTGGCACGTTCGCTGGCGAGCAGCGCCAACCACGCCAAGGACAGCACCCGGGTCAAGCTCCTCGCGTTCTCCCGTGCGGTGGCGCCCACCGAGCCCACCTCGCTCTCCACCGGGGTGAGCGTGCTGGTCGGCGGCTGTGCGGGCGGCCTGCTCGGCGGTCTCGCGCTCCTGGTCCGCCCGCGCGGGCGCGAGGAGGAGGCGGCGGGCGCGGCTGCCGTTCCGGGTCCGGCCTCCGGCCTGGTCCGGAGCAACGCGTGA
- a CDS encoding NAD(P)-binding domain-containing protein, with the protein MHDLLIVGAGPYGLSIASHAAAAGLDVRIFGRPMASWRDHMAQGMFLKSEPWASDLSDPAGRYGLAAFCAREGLPAEHGRPLPIGHFSAYGLWFAEQAAPPVDERLIASVRACAGGFEARTQDGEVHRARAVALAVGVMPFTQTPPALRGLGPEHASHSSHHGDLERFRDQDVTVLGAGQAALETAALLAEQGTRVRVLARSPRVDWNTVPPAWQRPWWEAMRAPHTGLGCGWRNWFYARTPHLFRRLPEQMRAQVAASALGPAGAWWVRERVESGVETLVGQQVQGVELAGGRVQVTTSGADGGGLSFATDHIIAATGFRATTRRIHVLAPELRLALDSLDDETPYVSNAFETSCPGLFLAGLTTASSFGPAMRFVYGASFTAARLVRGVERHLRGRPAASLPPQADGQLLSRAQEPAR; encoded by the coding sequence ATGCATGACCTGCTGATTGTCGGAGCGGGCCCCTACGGCCTGTCGATCGCCTCGCACGCGGCCGCGGCAGGACTCGACGTACGGATCTTCGGCCGTCCCATGGCCTCCTGGCGGGACCACATGGCGCAGGGCATGTTCCTGAAGTCGGAACCCTGGGCCTCCGATCTGTCCGACCCCGCGGGGCGCTACGGCCTGGCCGCCTTCTGCGCCCGCGAAGGGCTGCCCGCCGAGCACGGCCGCCCCCTGCCCATCGGGCACTTCTCCGCCTACGGCCTGTGGTTCGCGGAGCAGGCCGCGCCGCCCGTGGACGAACGGCTCATCGCCTCGGTCCGCGCCTGCGCCGGCGGCTTCGAGGCCCGCACCCAGGACGGCGAGGTGCACCGCGCGCGGGCCGTGGCACTGGCGGTGGGCGTCATGCCGTTCACGCAGACGCCCCCGGCGCTCCGGGGCCTGGGCCCCGAGCATGCCTCTCACAGCAGTCACCACGGCGATCTGGAGCGCTTCCGCGACCAGGACGTGACCGTGCTCGGCGCGGGGCAGGCGGCGCTGGAGACCGCCGCGCTCCTCGCCGAACAGGGCACCCGCGTCCGGGTCCTCGCCCGGTCGCCCCGGGTGGACTGGAACACCGTGCCCCCCGCCTGGCAGCGGCCGTGGTGGGAGGCGATGCGCGCCCCGCACACCGGTCTGGGCTGCGGCTGGCGCAACTGGTTCTACGCCAGGACCCCCCACCTCTTCCGGCGGCTCCCCGAGCAGATGCGCGCCCAGGTCGCCGCCTCGGCGCTCGGCCCCGCGGGGGCGTGGTGGGTCAGGGAGCGGGTCGAATCAGGCGTCGAGACCCTCGTCGGTCAACAGGTCCAGGGCGTCGAACTCGCGGGCGGCCGCGTACAGGTGACGACCAGCGGCGCGGACGGCGGGGGCCTCTCGTTCGCGACCGACCACATCATCGCCGCCACGGGGTTCAGGGCGACGACCCGGCGCATCCACGTGCTCGCCCCCGAGCTCCGCCTCGCGCTGGACTCCCTCGACGACGAAACCCCCTACGTCAGCAACGCGTTCGAGACCAGCTGCCCCGGGCTCTTCCTCGCCGGGCTGACGACGGCTTCGAGTTTCGGCCCCGCCATGCGCTTCGTGTACGGGGCCTCGTTCACCGCGGCGCGGCTGGTGCGCGGCGTCGAACGGCACCTGCGCGGACGGCCCGCCGCCTCACTGCCCCCGCAGGCCGACGGGCAACTCCTGAGCCGGGCGCAGGAACCGGCACGCTGA
- a CDS encoding glycosyltransferase, giving the protein MRVLHIITGLGVGGAEQQLRLLLRHQPVDCDVVTLTNAGTVADGIVADGTARVSDLGMSGNRDVAALPRLSRLIKDGRYDLVHTHLFRACLYGRIAARTAGVRAVVATEHSLGDTQMEGRRLTAGVRGLYLVGERLGRMTVAVSPAVGQRLHRWGVPRQRIRVVPNGIDVDRFRFDPDARARTRRHLDLPEHAFVVGGVGRLTRGKRFDVLLRAVSQLPDDVVVLLVGAGEQEQELRRLADRLALADRVRFAGEAAHEDGRMAGRGPDLPSLLAAMDALASPSPEEAFGLALVEGLAGGLPVLYTSCPAIDGLPLDAQTNASHCPSDPDAFAQVLFRLRGRDLAHRTAAAAVQHYSITRSADQLMDVYASVVSGLTPKVSP; this is encoded by the coding sequence ATGAGGGTCCTGCACATCATCACCGGACTCGGCGTGGGCGGCGCGGAGCAGCAACTGCGGCTGCTGCTGCGGCACCAGCCCGTGGACTGCGACGTCGTCACGCTGACCAACGCGGGCACGGTGGCGGACGGGATCGTGGCCGACGGGACCGCGCGCGTGAGCGACCTCGGCATGTCGGGCAACCGGGACGTCGCGGCACTGCCCCGCCTTTCCCGGCTCATCAAGGACGGCCGCTACGACCTGGTCCACACCCACCTCTTCCGGGCCTGCCTGTACGGGCGCATCGCGGCGCGGACGGCCGGGGTGCGCGCGGTGGTGGCCACGGAACACTCGCTGGGCGACACCCAGATGGAAGGCCGCCGCCTCACCGCGGGCGTCCGCGGGCTCTACCTGGTCGGCGAGCGGCTCGGCCGGATGACGGTCGCCGTCTCCCCGGCCGTCGGGCAGCGGCTGCACCGCTGGGGCGTGCCGCGTCAGCGGATCCGGGTGGTGCCGAACGGCATCGACGTCGACCGCTTCCGGTTCGACCCGGACGCCCGGGCCCGTACCCGTAGGCACCTGGACCTGCCCGAGCACGCCTTCGTCGTCGGGGGCGTGGGCCGCCTGACGCGCGGCAAGCGCTTCGACGTGCTGCTGCGCGCCGTCTCCCAGCTCCCCGATGACGTCGTGGTCCTGCTGGTGGGAGCCGGTGAGCAGGAACAGGAACTGCGGCGGCTCGCCGACCGGCTGGCCCTGGCCGACCGGGTGCGATTCGCCGGTGAGGCCGCGCACGAGGACGGCCGTATGGCCGGACGCGGCCCTGATCTGCCGTCGCTGCTCGCGGCGATGGACGCGCTGGCCTCCCCCTCCCCCGAGGAGGCCTTCGGACTGGCGCTCGTCGAGGGGCTGGCCGGCGGACTGCCCGTGCTCTACACGTCGTGCCCCGCCATCGACGGCCTGCCCCTCGACGCACAGACCAACGCCTCGCACTGCCCGAGCGATCCGGACGCCTTCGCGCAGGTCCTCTTCCGCCTCCGCGGCCGGGACCTCGCGCACCGTACGGCGGCGGCCGCCGTGCAGCACTACAGCATCACCCGCAGCGCCGACCAGCTGATGGACGTCTATGCCTCAGTTGTCTCGGGCCTGACCCCGAAGGTGAGTCCTTGA
- a CDS encoding glycoside hydrolase family 26 protein, whose amino-acid sequence MAPERRRRSRRLAFIAGGIISSVALACAPGYTVGIVRDGEPPPTAATPLAPEVPAVPTPVAPTPADPAVPAVPTPVDPAVPAVPEVPTVPSATPEPSASTSPGIDPAPAKAPAIGAYLDFGPRGVRRIEQLSEWLDGTELRVGHTYLPGDRWNNIEGAPGFLEDWATWRKAKDDRMFVLNVPMLEKNEGGVGDTEVAALLKQGAAGDFDAHFTKLAERLVALGVPDTVIVLGWEMNGTTYTHRCGPDTESWKTYWKKIVTAMRAVPGQKFTFDFTPSRGRDAVPWTDCYPGDDVVDIVGMDSYDQPRGMSFDEQVKEPYGLQAHVDFAAAHNKPISYPEWGLFRNGDNEEYMRRMLEWMDEKKPLYNTVTDYCPHGVWQCKQNPDASAVYRELLSGRTDNPTPQPTEPVTPPTCSPLELGDWVEYWLGGKLCVRFDWWQEKNRS is encoded by the coding sequence ATGGCCCCAGAGCGTCGCCGACGCAGCAGACGACTTGCTTTCATCGCGGGCGGGATCATCTCGTCGGTGGCCCTGGCCTGTGCGCCGGGATACACGGTGGGCATCGTGCGCGACGGTGAACCACCACCTACCGCCGCCACGCCCTTGGCGCCCGAGGTACCCGCGGTGCCCACTCCGGTGGCCCCCACTCCGGCGGACCCGGCGGTCCCCGCGGTGCCCACTCCGGTGGATCCGGCGGTCCCGGCCGTCCCCGAGGTCCCCACGGTCCCCTCGGCGACACCGGAACCTTCGGCGTCCACGTCGCCGGGCATCGATCCCGCCCCGGCCAAGGCGCCCGCCATCGGCGCGTACCTGGACTTCGGTCCGCGCGGCGTCCGGCGCATCGAGCAACTCAGCGAGTGGCTCGACGGAACCGAACTGAGGGTCGGGCACACGTACCTCCCGGGCGACCGCTGGAACAACATCGAGGGGGCGCCGGGATTCCTGGAGGACTGGGCGACATGGCGCAAGGCGAAGGACGACAGGATGTTCGTCCTCAACGTGCCGATGCTGGAGAAGAACGAGGGAGGCGTCGGTGACACCGAGGTCGCCGCGCTCCTGAAACAGGGCGCGGCCGGTGACTTCGACGCCCACTTCACCAAGCTGGCCGAACGCCTCGTCGCTCTCGGCGTTCCCGACACGGTGATCGTGCTGGGCTGGGAGATGAACGGCACGACGTACACCCATCGTTGTGGCCCGGACACGGAGTCCTGGAAGACGTACTGGAAAAAGATCGTCACCGCGATGCGCGCGGTCCCGGGGCAGAAGTTCACCTTCGACTTCACCCCGAGCAGAGGCCGCGACGCCGTCCCCTGGACCGACTGCTACCCCGGTGACGACGTCGTCGACATCGTGGGCATGGACTCCTACGACCAGCCCCGCGGCATGTCCTTCGACGAACAGGTCAAGGAGCCCTACGGGTTGCAGGCGCACGTGGATTTCGCCGCGGCGCACAACAAGCCCATCTCCTACCCCGAGTGGGGTCTCTTCCGTAACGGCGACAACGAGGAGTACATGCGCCGGATGCTGGAGTGGATGGACGAGAAGAAGCCGCTGTACAACACGGTCACCGACTACTGTCCGCACGGCGTGTGGCAGTGCAAGCAGAATCCGGACGCCTCGGCGGTGTACCGGGAACTGCTCTCCGGTCGTACGGACAACCCGACTCCCCAGCCGACCGAGCCGGTGACACCGCCGACCTGTTCGCCGCTGGAACTCGGCGACTGGGTCGAGTACTGGCTGGGCGGCAAGCTGTGCGTGCGCTTCGACTGGTGGCAGGAGAAGAACCGCTCGTGA
- the murJ gene encoding murein biosynthesis integral membrane protein MurJ, translating to MTAEPHAVADLAPPPAPPARDKASSGSFLAKAALVTAALSVAGSLLGLVRDQALAHYFGASTDTDAFLVAWTLPELAATLLIEDGLAFFLVPAFSLALARRADATGGDPVRALVRTSLPRMALCFAVTALVLIAAAPYIVDLLAPGLPDHQLAVDCTRLTATCALSFGLAGYCSAALRAHRRFVAPATVYVAYNIAIIAALFTLAGHWGIRAAAAGVAVGGVLMVAAQAPSLWRQLRRGPQAFIPSPAKAPGTAAPTMQSAIIWTVLLFALCRQSQVLIERFLASSLPAGAISHLNYAQKVAQMPMVLSLMLCTVTFPVVARALADGEIERARDRVERDLVLAGCIVLLGAAAVIASAPALIELLFQRGAFGAQDTAATAAVMRVYTLGLLGHTLVGALARAHFSVARTTWIPLFSMFIGVLATAGIGFLTVGTWGVYGIAGANATGICVTAALLLRGLGPRTVPIRTRAVVGQLARLALAAAVAALLGALCAQRMAGPLLAVVASGAVVTVSFVLLGLVLRAQPWPSVLRSVTGRLRHAR from the coding sequence GTGACGGCCGAGCCGCACGCGGTGGCGGACCTCGCGCCGCCGCCCGCGCCACCCGCGCGGGACAAGGCGAGCAGCGGCTCGTTCCTCGCCAAGGCGGCGCTGGTCACCGCCGCGCTCTCGGTGGCGGGATCGCTCCTCGGGCTCGTACGCGACCAGGCGCTCGCGCACTACTTCGGCGCGAGCACCGACACCGACGCGTTCCTGGTCGCCTGGACGCTGCCGGAACTCGCGGCGACGCTGCTCATCGAGGACGGTCTCGCCTTCTTCCTCGTGCCCGCGTTCAGCCTGGCGCTCGCCCGCCGCGCGGACGCCACGGGCGGGGACCCGGTGCGCGCGCTCGTACGGACGTCGTTGCCCCGGATGGCGCTGTGCTTCGCGGTCACGGCGCTCGTGCTGATCGCCGCCGCGCCGTACATCGTCGACCTGCTCGCCCCCGGGCTGCCCGACCACCAACTGGCCGTCGACTGCACCCGGTTGACCGCCACCTGCGCACTGAGCTTCGGCCTGGCGGGGTACTGCAGCGCCGCGCTGCGGGCACACCGGCGGTTCGTGGCCCCCGCGACGGTCTACGTCGCCTACAACATCGCCATCATCGCGGCGCTGTTCACCCTGGCGGGGCACTGGGGCATCCGGGCCGCCGCGGCGGGCGTCGCGGTGGGCGGAGTGCTCATGGTGGCGGCGCAGGCGCCGTCCCTGTGGCGGCAACTCCGGCGCGGTCCACAGGCGTTCATCCCGAGCCCCGCCAAGGCGCCGGGGACGGCGGCGCCGACGATGCAGAGCGCGATCATCTGGACGGTCCTGCTGTTCGCGCTCTGCCGCCAGTCGCAGGTCCTCATCGAGCGGTTCCTCGCGTCGTCGCTGCCCGCGGGGGCCATCTCGCATCTGAACTACGCCCAGAAGGTGGCGCAGATGCCGATGGTGCTCTCCCTGATGCTGTGCACCGTCACCTTCCCCGTGGTCGCCCGCGCCCTGGCCGACGGTGAGATCGAGCGGGCCCGCGACCGGGTCGAACGCGACCTCGTCCTAGCGGGCTGCATCGTGCTGCTCGGGGCGGCCGCGGTCATCGCCAGCGCGCCCGCGCTCATCGAACTGCTCTTCCAGCGGGGCGCGTTCGGGGCCCAGGACACCGCGGCCACGGCGGCGGTCATGCGCGTCTACACGCTCGGGCTGCTGGGGCACACGCTGGTGGGAGCGCTCGCCCGCGCCCACTTCTCCGTCGCCCGCACCACCTGGATTCCGCTGTTCTCGATGTTCATCGGGGTCCTCGCCACGGCCGGGATCGGCTTCCTGACCGTGGGCACGTGGGGCGTGTACGGCATCGCGGGGGCGAACGCGACCGGCATCTGCGTGACCGCGGCGCTGCTCCTGCGGGGCCTCGGCCCCCGCACCGTGCCCATCAGGACCCGCGCGGTGGTGGGACAGCTGGCCCGGCTCGCGCTCGCCGCGGCCGTCGCCGCGCTCCTCGGCGCGCTCTGCGCCCAGCGGATGGCGGGACCGCTCCTCGCCGTCGTGGCGAGCGGCGCGGTGGTCACCGTCTCCTTCGTACTCCTCGGTCTGGTCCTGCGGGCGCAGCCCTGGCCGTCCGTCCTCCGCTCCGTCACAGGAAGGCTCCGCCATGCCCGTTGA
- a CDS encoding O-antigen ligase family protein yields MRALTRYASVLPVVLLVALLAVPPPPAAETSGAGTVADAVSALVVGYCVVLLLRGRRRPLTRTAAVLIGLPVVGITVAACGAASAAIGVPGAARYLQIFVLVPAAVLILIRSADHFRLLAWSFIGLALWQGALGVHQYLTGTGASYMGEDIRAVGTFGSTDVMGMATVVSYGLVSSLALAFRPGARRQRSAAVVCAALLTVPLALSFSRGAWIATAVACAVVLFLAGVRRASRVLLAGGAAAVVLVAGLGVGSAMLQERLSSITQVTDTPDQSVTDRYTMWAASVDMWRAQPMTGVGLKGFPEHRDGHASLALSSGSDTAGAGSAFARQPLLSPHNMYLLVLSEQGLIGLVTLAGSWLAVLVCAVRRWARQRPRRSGAGGPELDCALLACGLLVWQLVDFVYADIGGPSTVLTAVAFGLVAWWAVGVRAPRGEAEAR; encoded by the coding sequence CTGCGCGCGCTCACGCGGTACGCCTCGGTCCTGCCCGTCGTCCTCCTGGTCGCGCTGCTCGCCGTGCCGCCGCCGCCCGCCGCCGAGACCTCCGGCGCGGGAACCGTCGCCGACGCGGTGTCGGCGCTGGTCGTCGGCTACTGCGTGGTGCTCCTGCTGCGCGGCCGACGGCGTCCGCTGACGCGCACGGCCGCGGTGCTCATCGGACTGCCCGTCGTCGGCATCACCGTGGCCGCGTGCGGCGCCGCGTCCGCCGCGATCGGGGTCCCCGGGGCCGCGCGCTACCTGCAGATCTTCGTGCTCGTACCGGCCGCGGTGCTGATCCTGATCCGGAGCGCGGACCACTTCCGCCTGCTCGCCTGGTCGTTCATCGGGCTCGCGCTGTGGCAGGGCGCCCTGGGTGTCCACCAGTACCTCACCGGGACCGGCGCCTCGTACATGGGCGAGGACATCCGCGCGGTGGGCACGTTCGGTTCGACGGACGTCATGGGAATGGCGACCGTCGTCTCGTACGGACTCGTCAGCTCGCTCGCCCTCGCCTTCCGGCCGGGCGCGCGGCGCCAGCGCTCCGCGGCGGTGGTCTGCGCGGCCCTGCTCACCGTTCCGCTCGCGCTGTCCTTCAGCCGCGGCGCCTGGATCGCGACGGCGGTGGCCTGCGCCGTCGTCCTCTTCCTCGCCGGGGTACGGCGGGCCAGCCGGGTGCTGCTCGCCGGTGGCGCGGCCGCCGTGGTCCTGGTGGCGGGACTCGGCGTGGGATCCGCGATGCTCCAGGAACGCCTGAGCAGCATCACGCAGGTCACGGACACCCCCGACCAGTCGGTCACCGACCGGTACACGATGTGGGCGGCCTCGGTCGACATGTGGCGCGCGCAGCCGATGACCGGGGTGGGGCTCAAGGGCTTCCCCGAGCACCGCGACGGCCACGCCTCGCTCGCCCTGTCCTCCGGCAGCGACACCGCGGGCGCGGGCAGCGCGTTCGCACGGCAGCCGCTGCTCTCGCCGCACAACATGTACCTGCTCGTCCTCAGCGAGCAGGGTCTGATCGGTCTCGTCACGCTGGCGGGCAGCTGGCTGGCCGTGCTGGTGTGCGCGGTGCGCCGCTGGGCGCGGCAGCGGCCGCGCCGGTCGGGCGCGGGCGGTCCCGAACTGGACTGCGCGCTGCTGGCGTGCGGGCTGCTCGTCTGGCAGCTGGTCGACTTCGTGTACGCGGACATCGGCGGGCCCTCCACCGTGCTGACCGCGGTGGCGTTCGGTCTCGTGGCCTGGTGGGCCGTGGGCGTCCGCGCGCCGCGGGGAGAGGCGGAGGCGCGGTGA
- a CDS encoding GNAT family N-acetyltransferase encodes MRAAPEAAARAEQAALRAELCVDKDAFAALARPWGRLYRACGAATPFQSHAWLSSWWHSYGRRGTLRVLLVRDEEDQLVAAAPLMRVHRPIPALKPLGGAISDFTDVLVDDARREEGSPALGRALFDLARTALLDFREARPGACVEDIYRDWPGPKKTLVDSACLELPAMPMEDLLKRLPTPRAQRTRAKMRKLAALGVESRIVPCADVEESVRTLLRLHQLQWRGRKVTSEHLQPRFHEHLLRSMRPMVAAGEAVVTEFRLDGHVVAADLTLLSDTLAGGYLYGADPQLRERKVDVATMLLEACTRHTGGEHPRALSLLRGTEPYKQHWRPEPVTNQRFLLARRRTAPLLCAASGDAAARQWLRQQRQRRAEHRDGGASS; translated from the coding sequence GTGAGGGCGGCTCCCGAAGCCGCTGCGCGAGCGGAACAGGCTGCGCTGCGAGCGGAACTCTGCGTCGACAAGGACGCGTTCGCGGCGCTCGCCCGGCCGTGGGGGCGCCTGTACCGGGCGTGCGGGGCGGCGACGCCGTTCCAGAGCCACGCGTGGCTGTCCTCGTGGTGGCACTCCTACGGCCGGCGAGGAACGCTGCGGGTGCTCCTGGTCCGCGACGAGGAGGACCAGCTCGTCGCGGCGGCGCCGCTGATGCGGGTGCACCGTCCGATCCCGGCGCTGAAGCCGCTGGGCGGCGCGATCTCCGACTTCACCGACGTCCTGGTGGACGACGCCCGCCGCGAGGAAGGGTCGCCGGCGCTCGGGCGGGCCCTGTTCGACCTGGCCCGTACCGCGCTGCTCGACTTCCGCGAGGCACGGCCGGGCGCCTGCGTCGAGGACATCTACCGGGACTGGCCAGGACCCAAGAAGACGCTGGTCGACTCGGCCTGTCTGGAGCTGCCCGCCATGCCGATGGAGGATCTGCTCAAGCGGCTGCCCACCCCGCGCGCGCAGCGCACCCGGGCCAAGATGCGCAAGCTGGCGGCGCTGGGCGTGGAGAGCCGCATCGTGCCCTGCGCGGACGTCGAGGAGTCGGTGCGCACCCTGCTGCGTCTGCACCAGTTGCAGTGGCGCGGCCGCAAGGTGACCTCCGAGCACCTGCAACCCCGGTTCCACGAGCATCTGCTGCGCTCGATGCGGCCGATGGTGGCGGCCGGTGAGGCGGTCGTGACCGAGTTCCGCCTCGACGGGCACGTGGTGGCGGCGGACCTGACCCTGCTCTCGGACACGCTGGCGGGCGGCTATCTGTACGGCGCCGATCCGCAGCTCAGGGAGCGGAAGGTGGACGTCGCCACGATGCTCCTGGAGGCGTGCACGCGGCACACCGGCGGCGAACACCCGCGCGCCCTGAGCCTGTTGCGCGGCACCGAGCCCTACAAGCAGCACTGGCGCCCTGAACCGGTCACCAACCAGCGGTTCCTGCTCGCCCGCCGCAGAACGGCGCCGCTGCTGTGCGCCGCGTCCGGCGACGCCGCCGCCCGCCAGTGGCTCCGGCAGCAGCGGCAGCGCCGTGCTGAGCACCGCGACGGCGGGGCCTCGTCATGA
- a CDS encoding ATP-grasp domain-containing protein, translated as MQPLDTRTPAVLLRIDRNPFHHGTLGAVRSLGRAGVEVHLVADDHGSPVQQSRYLHQMHPPPPPGASLPEVAAVLRSVATRVSAPAVLIPMDDISALAISALHEELSSRYLLPGRAGGVAEQVADKATLAQVCARAGVAHPVTLVPESAAEAAGAVALLGAPTVAKWSRPWTLPQGVGLRSTTVIGSAREAEQLFARRAEAGCRLLLQAFVPGVRDADWFVHGCAGPDGTVRGGGTGRKHRSWPRAAGLTVSGEWTANPRLWSTAQRLVASLGYRGVFDLDFRKDAATGDFYLIDFNPRPGAQFRLFADAAGIDVVRALHLGLTHRPVPPPQPSPGRTFVVENYAPLTALRSLPRPRSAVPSPAGELAWHADDDPAPGAALRRLWRRHMGQRLRAGVGRRSQLFLTPLSRRAPAQAPAVLPTPNRERAATDA; from the coding sequence TTGCAGCCTCTGGACACGCGAACTCCTGCTGTCCTCCTGCGGATCGACAGGAATCCTTTTCACCACGGAACTCTGGGTGCCGTGCGCTCTCTGGGACGCGCGGGCGTGGAGGTCCACCTCGTGGCCGACGACCACGGAAGCCCCGTGCAGCAGTCCCGGTACCTGCACCAGATGCACCCACCGCCCCCGCCAGGGGCCTCGCTCCCCGAGGTGGCCGCCGTGCTGCGCTCGGTCGCGACACGCGTGAGCGCCCCGGCCGTCCTCATCCCCATGGACGACATCAGCGCCCTGGCCATCAGCGCCCTGCACGAGGAACTGAGCAGCCGCTACCTGCTGCCGGGACGGGCGGGCGGGGTGGCCGAGCAGGTGGCGGACAAGGCGACCCTGGCGCAGGTCTGCGCGCGGGCGGGCGTGGCCCACCCGGTGACCCTGGTGCCGGAGTCGGCAGCCGAGGCCGCGGGCGCCGTGGCACTCCTGGGCGCTCCCACCGTGGCCAAGTGGAGCCGCCCCTGGACACTGCCGCAGGGCGTCGGACTGCGCAGTACGACCGTGATCGGCTCGGCCCGCGAGGCCGAGCAGCTCTTCGCGCGCAGGGCCGAGGCGGGCTGCCGTCTGTTGCTCCAGGCGTTCGTGCCCGGCGTACGGGACGCGGACTGGTTCGTGCACGGGTGCGCGGGTCCCGACGGGACCGTGCGCGGGGGCGGTACGGGCCGCAAGCACCGCTCCTGGCCGAGGGCTGCGGGCCTGACGGTGAGCGGCGAGTGGACCGCCAACCCCCGGCTGTGGTCCACGGCCCAGCGGCTGGTCGCGTCGCTGGGCTACCGGGGGGTCTTCGACCTGGACTTCCGCAAGGACGCCGCGACCGGCGACTTCTACCTCATCGACTTCAACCCCCGCCCGGGAGCACAGTTCCGGCTCTTCGCCGACGCGGCGGGCATCGACGTCGTCCGCGCCCTGCACCTGGGCCTGACGCACCGGCCCGTACCGCCCCCGCAGCCCTCCCCCGGCCGCACGTTCGTGGTGGAGAACTACGCGCCGCTCACGGCGCTGCGCTCGCTGCCCCGGCCTCGGTCGGCCGTCCCTTCACCGGCCGGTGAACTCGCCTGGCACGCCGACGACGACCCCGCGCCGGGGGCCGCCCTGCGCCGCCTGTGGCGCCGCCACATGGGACAGCGCCTGCGGGCCGGCGTCGGCCGCCGCTCGCAGCTGTTCCTCACCCCCCTGTCCCGGCGCGCCCCCGCGCAGGCCCCGGCCGTCCTGCCCACACCGAACAGAGAGCGAGCAGCCACCGATGCATGA
- a CDS encoding polysaccharide deacetylase family protein encodes MPVDLRPNAPHGAEPFLLRRPPNTPAWVAMYHSVDNVSEDPYRITVSPQRLDDQLRWLRRRGLRGVSMRDLMEACARGEQRDLVGLTFDDGYQDFVEQALPVLRRHDCTATVFVLPGRLDGDNAWDPLGPRKPLLGADGIRHVARSGMEIASHGLTHVDLTKADDEELRREVGDSRTRLSELTGAEVRGFCYPYGHVDERVVSAVRDAGYRYACAIDPGRLRGPLALPRVHVGQGDTPSRLALKLWTNRLRGRAVGRAAVTG; translated from the coding sequence ATGCCCGTTGACCTCAGACCGAACGCCCCGCACGGCGCGGAGCCCTTCCTGCTGCGCCGCCCGCCCAACACCCCCGCGTGGGTCGCGATGTACCACTCGGTCGACAACGTCTCCGAGGACCCGTACCGGATCACCGTCTCGCCCCAGCGACTCGACGATCAGCTGCGGTGGCTGCGGCGCCGGGGGCTGCGCGGCGTGTCCATGCGGGACCTGATGGAGGCGTGCGCCCGGGGCGAGCAGCGCGATCTGGTGGGGCTCACCTTCGACGACGGGTACCAGGACTTCGTCGAACAGGCGCTGCCGGTGCTGCGGCGCCACGACTGCACGGCCACCGTGTTCGTCCTGCCGGGCCGCCTCGACGGTGACAACGCGTGGGACCCGCTGGGCCCGCGCAAGCCGCTCCTCGGCGCCGACGGCATCCGGCACGTGGCGCGGAGCGGCATGGAGATCGCCTCGCACGGCCTGACCCACGTCGACCTGACCAAGGCCGACGACGAGGAGCTGCGGCGCGAGGTCGGCGACAGCCGTACGCGACTGAGCGAGCTGACCGGCGCCGAGGTGCGGGGCTTCTGCTACCCCTACGGGCACGTGGACGAGCGCGTGGTGAGCGCCGTGCGCGACGCCGGATACCGCTACGCCTGTGCCATCGATCCGGGCCGGCTCCGCGGCCCTCTCGCGCTGCCACGGGTCCACGTCGGGCAGGGCGACACGCCGTCGCGACTGGCCCTGAAGCTGTGGACGAACCGGCTCAGGGGCCGTGCCGTCGGCCGGGCGGCGGTGACCGGATGA